A single window of Sebastes umbrosus isolate fSebUmb1 chromosome 16, fSebUmb1.pri, whole genome shotgun sequence DNA harbors:
- the pank2 gene encoding pantothenate kinase 2, mitochondrial, giving the protein MAFNGHQRDDEGIDEDETPTKQPRSDSKEEMMPNNEAAAAAGKATSDRRSSNSTSRRRSDSVKKTRPPFPWFGMDIGGTLVKLVYFEPKDITAEEEQEEVENLKSIRRYLTSNTAYGKTGIRDVHLELQDLTLCGRTGNLHFIRFPTHDLPAFLQMGRNKHFSSLHTTLCATGGGAYKFESDFRTMADLQLHKLDELDCLIRGVLYIDSVVSRGPSECYYFENPTDPDRCVQKPYTLKNPYPLLLVNIGSGVSILAVYSESNYKRVTGTSLGGGTFLGLCCLLTGCSTFEEALEMASEGESTRVDKLVRDIYGGDYERFGLPGFAVASSFGNMMSKEKRESVSKEDLARATLVTITNNIGSITRMCALNENIERVVFVGNFLRVNTLSMKLLAYAMDYWSKGQLKALFLQHEGYFGAVGALLELLHPS; this is encoded by the exons atgGCGTTCAATGGCCACCAACGCGACGATGAAGGTATCGACGAAGACGAAACGCCCACGAAGCAGCCGCGCTCCGACAGCAAGGAGGAGATGATGCCCAACAATGAGGCAGCCGCGGCCGCAGGAAAAGCAACATCCGACCGGCGGAGCTCCAACTCGACGTCGAGGCGTCGGAGCGACTCGGTGAAGAAAACAAGGCCGC CATTTCCCTGGTTTGGGATGGACATTGGAGGCACTCTGGTGAAGCTGGTGTACTTTGAGCCCAAAGACatcacagcagaggaggagcaggaagaggtGGAGAACCTGAAGAGCATCCGGCGCTACCTCACCTCCAACACCGCCTATGGTAAAACGGGCATCAGGGACGTGCACCTGGAGCTGCAGGACCTGACGCTGTGCGGCAGGACGGGCAACCTGCACTTCATCCGCTTCCCCACGCATGACCTGCCGGCCTTCCTGCAGATGGGCCGCAACAAGCATTTCTCCAGCCTCCACACCACCCTCTGCGCCACAGGAGGGGGGGCGTACAAGTTTGAGTCTGATTTCCGCACG ATGGCGGACCTGCAGCTTCACAAGCTGGATGAGCTGGACTGTTTGATTCGGGGGGTGTTGTACATCGACTCGGTGGTGTCCCGCGGACCCTCAGAGTGTTACTACTTTGAAAACCCCACTGATCCAGATCGCTGCGTCCAGAAGCCCTACACACTGAAGAACCCCTATCCTCTGCTGCTGGTCAACATAGGCTCTGGGGTCAGCATCCTGGCCGTCTACTCTGAGAGCAACTACAAACGAGTTACAGGGACCAG CCTCGGTGGTGGGACCTTCCTGGGCCTGTGTTGCCTGCTGACGGGCTGCTCTACTTTCGAGGAAGCTCTAGAAATGGCTTCTGAAGGGGAGAGCACCCGAGTGGACAAGCTGGTTCGGGACATCTATGGAGGAGACTATGAGAGGTTTGGGTTGCCGGGCTTTGCTGTAGCTTCAAG TTTTGGCAACATGATGTCCAAAGAGAAGAGGGAGTCGGTGTCCAAAGAGGACCTGGCCAGGGCAACACTGGTCACCATCACCAATAACATTGGCTCCATCACAAGGATGTGTGCTCTCAACGAG AACATAGAGCGAGTGGTGTTTGTGGGTAACTTCCTGAGAGTGAACACGCTCTCCATGAAGCTGTTGGCCTACGCCATGGACTACTGGTCTAAAGGACAACTCAAGGCGCTCTTCCTCCAGCATGAG gGCTACTTTGGAGCGGTTGGAGCCCTGTTAGAGCTTCTACATCCGTCCTAA